A stretch of Glandiceps talaboti chromosome 18, keGlaTala1.1, whole genome shotgun sequence DNA encodes these proteins:
- the LOC144449692 gene encoding adenosine receptor A2b-like, which yields MNTSESLIGVNGSGNETDVMCDPTRTLAHVIVIITTTAIISTIIFGNALVILSIYRFQTLKTINNYFICSLACADLVAILSAVINAGMALGTITNYGTIYYCMLLAIAFQGGCQVSIIHLLVIAIVRHLAITSPLTYPVKMTLRRAKWTIFVIWIIPVISLTAIYLCIQAKNDIDQNIHCDMRGVLLPEFTTLWVVSFFIAPFIIIFFLYLHIFWIAKTHSRQIAVQQHTFETATFKKALKATKTLAIVIGAFAICWIPLATMMSIGSLPSAECGTPWPYYIVVSLTVSNSAVNPAIYAWRNREFRESFIKLLTRK from the coding sequence ATGAACACCTCTGAATCTCTGATTGGAGTCAATGGAAGTGGTAATGAAACTGATGTTATGTGTGATCCCACGAGGACACTGGCGCatgttatagttataattaCCACAACTGCCATTATATCGACTATCATTTTTGGCAACGCATTGGtgattttatctatttatcgTTTTCAAACTCTGAAAACCATCAACAATTACTTTATATGCAGTTTGGCTTGTGCTGATTTGGTGGCGATTCTCAGTGCAGTCATAAATGCAGGTATGGCTCTTGGAACGATTACAAATTATGGAACCATTTACTACTGCATGTTGCTAGCTATCGCTTTCCAAGGAGGTTGCCAAGTATCAATTATTCACCTGCTTGTCATCGCAATCGTTAGACACCTTGCTATTACATCACCACTTACATATCCAGTAAAGATGACACTAAGAAGAGCAAAATGGACAATCTTTGTAATTTGGATAATACCTGTTATATCTCTAACAGCTATATATCTCTGTATTCAAGCAAAAAATGACATTGATCAAAACATTCATTGTGACATGCGAGGGGTATTACTTCCCGAATTTACAACTCTCTGGGTGGTGTCATTTTTCATAGCGCCATTCATCATTATATTTTTCCTATACTTACATATCTTCTGGATCGCAAAAACACATTCAAGGCAAATTGCAGTACAACAACATACCTTCGAAACAGCGACATTTAAGAAAGCCTTAAAAGCAACAAAGACCCTTGCTATAGTGATTGGTGCATTTGCCATCTGTTGGATACCATTAGCTACTATGATGTCTATTGGTTCATTACCTTCGGCAGAGTGTGGGACTCCTTGGCCGTATTATATCGTGGTATCACTGACAGTTAGCAACTCTGCAGTAAATCCAGCTATCTATGCATGGAGAAACCGCGAATTTCGAGAGTCTTTCATAAAGTTATTGACAAGAAAGTGA
- the LOC144449693 gene encoding adenosine receptor A2b-like gives MNTSESFIRAYGSDNATDVSSDTNGAVTYIIISVTTSIIIGAIMFGNTLVILSVHRFHALKNVNNYFICSLAFADLIVVVTAVYNAGLTLGTIPYHGSIYYCMLQVIAFQEGCQVSILHLLVIAIDRHLAITSSLTYPVKMTTRRAKWIIFVIWTLPVVYLALLVVYAHIDSDVDLRNIPCNILGIVHPIFTLAWFIIFFIIPFAIILVLYLHIFLIARKHSSRIAAQDHSLQCTTFKKNLKAAKTLGMVIGTFIICWVPFFGLPILIDVTMPIYGTRWLLYVLIFLANSNSALNPAIYAWRNREFRESFIKLLTMREIRMEVNGPISHTQIINLEQREV, from the coding sequence ATGAACACCTCTGAATCTTTTATCAGAGCATACGGAAGTGACAATGCAACTGATGTTTCTTCTGATACCAATGGGGCAGTGACGTACATTATAATTTCAGTTACAACGTCTATCATCATAGGGGCTATCATGTTTGGCAACACCTTGGTGATTTTATCCGTTCATCGCTTCCATGCTCTGAAAAACGTCAACAATTATTTCATCTGCAGCTTGGCATTTGCTGATTTGATTGTTGTGGTGACTGCAGTCTACAATGCTGGTTTAACTCTTGGAACAATTCCGTATCATGGTAGTATTTACTACTGCATGCTGCAAGTCATCGCTTTTCAAGAGGGTTGCCAAGTATCAATTCTTCACCTGCTTGTCATCGCAATAGATAGACACCTTGCTATTACATCATCACTTACATATCCGGTAAAGATGACAACAAGAAGAGCAAAATGGATCATCTTCGTTATTTGGACATTACCTGTTGTTTATCTTGCATTGCTAGTTGTATATGCTCATATAGACAGCGATGTGGATTTGCGAAATATTCCTTGCAACATACTGGGTATAGTACATCCTATATTTACGCTGGCCTGGTTTATTATCTTCTTCATAATTCCATTCGCCATAATATTAGTGCTATACTTACATATCTTCTTGATCGCAAGGAAACATTCGAGTCGAATTGCAGCACAAGACCACTCTTTACAATGTACGACATTTAAGAAGAACTTGAAAGCTGCCAAGACTCTTGGTATGGTGATCGGTACATTTATCATTTGTTGGGTACCTTTCTTTGGTTTGCCAATTTTAATTGACGTTACTATGCCCATATATGGGACACGTTGGCTGCTCTACGTCTTGATATTTCTTGCGAATAGCAATTCTGCCCTAAATCCAGCTATCTACGCATGGCGGAACCGTGAATTCCGAGAGTCTTTCATTAAGTTGTTGACAATGAGAGAAATTCGTATGGAAGTAAATGGGCCAATATCTCATACACAAATTATAAATTTAGAACAAAGAGAGGTTTAA
- the LOC144449153 gene encoding coiled-coil domain-containing protein 74B-like isoform X1 — MTSEILDSPMSSSSYSLPPMQNLPHWSRVGALDKARYPRPFMKDRLQVLPAPPGKKDNGFGEDCSDLSDSTDMDPLQRLHHLEKSLAFLKQQHQDILRSLHEEIDVLKRDNKDLHFKLVMAKGLSPKKELSEVSIKSREADSCSSGSLHSQAQKLDELKKMFLEEEVENLRYALRDARSRNAYLQQLVEQTLNKRPASTEVSQQTSPHSQLQIAVEALNPSTDPLQVRPKEGAPRPPTLEECEMIIRHLQRQNDKQSHELMRLKADLKDVLYSHKWTPDAYLLAKAYVAEEGEQEDPHGSGKLPKIALKGQSRKLPEAAFQTREHVSLPALTQTMGNKVVERKKRMDGLKKQRQRKEVVL, encoded by the exons ATGACGTCTGAAATACTAGACTCGCCGATGTCGTCCTCAAGCTATTCTCTGCCCCCGATGCAGAATCTGCCACATTGGTCGCGGGTCGGAGCACTCGACAAAGCGAGATACCCGCGACCGTTTATGAAGGACCGCTTGCAGGTACTGCCTGCTCCACCGGGGAAGAAAGACAATGGGTTCGGTGAAGATTGCTCCGATCTGTCAGACTCCACAGATATGGACCCATTGCAGAGACTGCATCACTTAGAGAAAAGCTTAGCATTTTTGAAGCAACAACATCAAGATATACTTAGGAGTCTACATGAAGAAATTGATGTGTTGAAAAGGGATAACAAag ATTTACATTTTAAACTGGTAATGGCCAAAGGGTTAAGTCCTAAGAAAG AACTAAGTGAAGTTTCAATAAAATCCAGAGAAGCTGATAGTTGTAGTAGTGGTAGTCTTCATTCACAAG cACAAAAGTTGGATGAACTAAAGAAAATGTTCCTTGAAGAAGAAGTTGAAAATTTGAGGTATGCATTAAGAGACGCCCGTAGTAGAAACGCGTATCTCCAACAACTTGTCGAACAAACTCTTAACAAGAG ACCAGCCAGTACTGAGGTTTCCCAACAAACCAGTCCACACTCACAGCTACAGATAGCCGTCGAGGCGTTGAATCCTAGCACAGATCCTTTACAGGTCAGACCTAAAGAAGGAGCTCCTAGACCACCCACCCTAGAAGAATGTGAAATGATTATTAGGCATTTACAAAGACAAAATGATAAACAATCACATGAG CTAATGAGATTAAAAGCCGATTTGAAAGATGTCTTATATTCACACAAGTGGACACCTGATGCATATCTACTAGCTAAAGCATACGTAGCTGAGGAAGGAGAGCAAGAAGACCCACATGG atCAGGGAAATTGCCAAAAATTGCTCTCAAAGGCCAATCAAGGAAGTTACCAGAAGCAGCGTTCCAAACAAGAGAACATGTCAGTTTGCCTGCACTCACACAAACCATGGGCAATAAGGTTGTGGAGAGGAAGAAAAGAATGGACGGATTGAAAAAACAGAGGCAACGGAAAGAAGTTGTGTTGTAG
- the LOC144449153 gene encoding coiled-coil domain-containing protein 74B-like isoform X2, giving the protein MTSEILDSPMSSSSYSLPPMQNLPHWSRVGALDKARYPRPFMKDRLQVLPAPPGKKDNGFGEDCSDLSDSTDMDPLQRLHHLEKSLAFLKQQHQDILRSLHEEIDVLKRDNKDLHFKLVMAKGLSPKKELSEVSIKSREADSCSSGSLHSQAQKLDELKKMFLEEEVENLRPASTEVSQQTSPHSQLQIAVEALNPSTDPLQVRPKEGAPRPPTLEECEMIIRHLQRQNDKQSHELMRLKADLKDVLYSHKWTPDAYLLAKAYVAEEGEQEDPHGSGKLPKIALKGQSRKLPEAAFQTREHVSLPALTQTMGNKVVERKKRMDGLKKQRQRKEVVL; this is encoded by the exons ATGACGTCTGAAATACTAGACTCGCCGATGTCGTCCTCAAGCTATTCTCTGCCCCCGATGCAGAATCTGCCACATTGGTCGCGGGTCGGAGCACTCGACAAAGCGAGATACCCGCGACCGTTTATGAAGGACCGCTTGCAGGTACTGCCTGCTCCACCGGGGAAGAAAGACAATGGGTTCGGTGAAGATTGCTCCGATCTGTCAGACTCCACAGATATGGACCCATTGCAGAGACTGCATCACTTAGAGAAAAGCTTAGCATTTTTGAAGCAACAACATCAAGATATACTTAGGAGTCTACATGAAGAAATTGATGTGTTGAAAAGGGATAACAAag ATTTACATTTTAAACTGGTAATGGCCAAAGGGTTAAGTCCTAAGAAAG AACTAAGTGAAGTTTCAATAAAATCCAGAGAAGCTGATAGTTGTAGTAGTGGTAGTCTTCATTCACAAG cACAAAAGTTGGATGAACTAAAGAAAATGTTCCTTGAAGAAGAAGTTGAAAATTTGAG ACCAGCCAGTACTGAGGTTTCCCAACAAACCAGTCCACACTCACAGCTACAGATAGCCGTCGAGGCGTTGAATCCTAGCACAGATCCTTTACAGGTCAGACCTAAAGAAGGAGCTCCTAGACCACCCACCCTAGAAGAATGTGAAATGATTATTAGGCATTTACAAAGACAAAATGATAAACAATCACATGAG CTAATGAGATTAAAAGCCGATTTGAAAGATGTCTTATATTCACACAAGTGGACACCTGATGCATATCTACTAGCTAAAGCATACGTAGCTGAGGAAGGAGAGCAAGAAGACCCACATGG atCAGGGAAATTGCCAAAAATTGCTCTCAAAGGCCAATCAAGGAAGTTACCAGAAGCAGCGTTCCAAACAAGAGAACATGTCAGTTTGCCTGCACTCACACAAACCATGGGCAATAAGGTTGTGGAGAGGAAGAAAAGAATGGACGGATTGAAAAAACAGAGGCAACGGAAAGAAGTTGTGTTGTAG